One segment of Paenibacillus sp. FSL R7-0337 DNA contains the following:
- a CDS encoding TVP38/TMEM64 family protein: MFFLNIMSWLTEERLLLLLEQYRSFGPLPGVGLTFMKSFVPPLPTIAIVGLNGAVYGLWLGFLYSWIGLVAGCTVTFLIIRKIAGHPYLTKWAKRPKVAKAMTWVRQSGFSYVFLLSLFPVGPFVVINMAAGLAGMRLRSYLIALCAGKAIMVFAVSYIGNDVQRFIRHPAEIVYVLLFIGASLWGVKAIEARFARLARERELRGQAPLQHK; the protein is encoded by the coding sequence ATGTTCTTTTTAAATATTATGTCATGGCTGACCGAGGAGCGCCTGCTGCTGCTGCTGGAGCAATACCGCTCGTTCGGGCCGCTGCCGGGTGTGGGGCTTACCTTCATGAAATCGTTCGTGCCCCCGCTGCCTACCATAGCGATTGTGGGGCTTAACGGGGCGGTGTACGGGTTATGGCTGGGGTTCCTGTATTCCTGGATCGGTCTGGTCGCAGGCTGTACGGTCACCTTCCTGATTATCCGCAAAATTGCCGGACATCCCTACCTCACCAAATGGGCCAAGCGGCCCAAGGTTGCCAAAGCGATGACCTGGGTCCGCCAGAGCGGGTTCAGCTATGTGTTCCTGCTTAGTCTGTTTCCGGTGGGTCCGTTCGTGGTGATTAATATGGCGGCGGGGCTCGCGGGAATGCGGCTGCGTTCCTACCTGATTGCGCTGTGTGCCGGCAAAGCCATTATGGTATTTGCGGTATCCTACATCGGCAATGATGTGCAGCGGTTCATCCGTCATCCGGCGGAGATCGTCTATGTGCTGCTGTTTATCGGAGCTTCTCTGTGGGGGGTTAAAGCGATTGAAGCCAGGTTCGCCCGGCTGGCGCGGGAGCGGGAGCTGCGCGGCCAGGCGCCGCTACAGCACAAATAA
- a CDS encoding ATP-binding protein: MRTFDYSLLAKRVLALLCTLLLTAVVLIPLLGSSSNCNSPRSGWADLSTCTFNNTAVYPLRGEWEFYWQERLEPQVTLSRTAEAPAYMPVPGAWGRGSEATGFSRYGYATYRLLVQLPPGVPAFALKVSNIRNASEVYVNGERLGGSGTPGDSRETTKPRNHPYSLTFHSRDNLAEILIHTSNFTYSSGGIAEPIRIGTPAAITAIDQRNRTYDTLLVAGFAFIGCYFIGQGFQRKEDKSSLQLAIFCFMIALYMLTHSEKLLLEYLPSLSYEGFNKLQAVSGVVGFYCVSSYTYSLFPALYSRLFKRICSVYALSFCIVVLLSSLTVYSRITGLLLAFSFISVCYTFYIMVKAILRRETGSYYLLIGVIAVVIFTLSLASNLFFGTELYAAAPVAGPIFILAEGLFLSARHAHAYETIKQLSQQLERKDRDKDVFLLKTSAELRTPLNAIINVALSMHEGAGGPLSPSQREDIRLILGTGRRLAFLVRDILDYEQIKRQRISLQWGTVDVQGVAAIVIEVFQFLNKKGSIRIKNHIPPSRFLVQADEQRLMQILYSLLDNALKFTDRGSVVIEADWQEEFISIAVTDTGKGIPEDQLESIFHDYEQISEADSLETGGLGLSLAISRKLVELHGGSISVSSQVGRGSTFTFTLPGNEAEAAAAVQAERTLPRPEYTQPEMLDDLWKYRSADPPQSSGQAAPYAPRILIVDDDYANLKALTNLLSLENYNIASRSSGKEALALLAVDRNFDLCIIDVMMPEMSGLELCRIIRQTYSPLDLPILMATAGQQLHFNEAAFRAGANDFIHKPYIWSDLKGRVNTLVQLRRSVSERLSSEIAMLRAQIKPHFLYNAINTIIWMSTRDTKKTQQLLYDLSHFLRGSFDFSNQETAIPFEKELELIEAYLSLEQARFGKRLNAEYHIEVSEFPLPPLIVQPIVENAVRHGLMEKMDGGTVVISTRQEGGDILITISDNGKGMSDEQLSSWMKDDYRSPHGEGTGIGLRNINRRLLTQFGRPLILTQGASGGIDVLITIPWKEEVF; encoded by the coding sequence ATGAGAACATTTGATTATAGTCTGCTGGCCAAAAGAGTACTCGCCCTGCTATGCACCCTCCTGCTCACCGCAGTGGTGCTGATTCCCCTGCTCGGCTCCTCATCTAACTGCAACAGCCCACGGTCAGGATGGGCCGATTTGTCCACCTGCACCTTCAATAATACTGCCGTCTACCCGCTGAGAGGAGAATGGGAATTCTATTGGCAGGAGCGGCTGGAACCACAGGTTACCCTATCCCGAACCGCAGAGGCGCCGGCCTATATGCCCGTGCCCGGCGCTTGGGGCCGGGGGTCAGAGGCTACCGGCTTCTCCCGCTACGGATATGCGACCTACCGTCTGCTGGTTCAGCTGCCGCCGGGAGTTCCCGCCTTCGCCCTCAAGGTGAGCAATATCCGCAATGCCAGCGAGGTATATGTAAATGGTGAGCGGCTGGGGGGAAGCGGAACGCCGGGTGACTCCCGGGAGACCACCAAGCCGCGCAACCATCCGTATTCCCTGACTTTTCACAGCAGGGATAACCTGGCGGAGATTCTGATACATACGTCCAACTTCACCTATTCAAGCGGAGGCATTGCGGAGCCTATCCGGATCGGCACCCCTGCTGCTATAACTGCCATCGACCAGCGGAACCGGACCTACGACACTTTGCTGGTGGCAGGCTTTGCTTTTATCGGCTGCTATTTCATCGGCCAGGGCTTTCAGCGCAAAGAGGACAAATCCTCGCTTCAGCTGGCTATCTTCTGCTTCATGATCGCCTTATATATGCTGACGCACAGTGAGAAGCTGCTGCTCGAGTACCTTCCTTCCCTCTCTTATGAAGGATTCAACAAGCTGCAGGCAGTATCCGGTGTAGTCGGGTTCTATTGTGTATCCAGCTATACCTATTCTTTGTTTCCCGCACTCTATTCCCGGCTCTTTAAGCGGATCTGCTCTGTGTATGCCTTAAGTTTCTGTATCGTTGTACTGCTAAGCTCATTGACTGTATATTCGCGGATTACAGGGCTGCTGCTGGCCTTCAGCTTCATCTCTGTCTGCTATACATTCTATATTATGGTCAAGGCCATTTTGCGTAGGGAGACCGGTTCCTACTATCTGCTGATCGGTGTCATTGCTGTAGTGATTTTCACCTTATCCTTAGCCAGTAATCTGTTCTTCGGCACTGAACTCTATGCTGCCGCGCCAGTGGCCGGCCCGATCTTCATTCTTGCCGAGGGCCTGTTCCTGTCTGCGCGCCATGCCCATGCTTATGAGACCATTAAGCAGCTGTCCCAGCAGCTGGAGCGCAAGGACAGAGATAAAGACGTGTTCCTGCTGAAGACCTCCGCCGAGCTGCGCACGCCGCTGAATGCCATTATTAACGTGGCGTTATCCATGCATGAAGGGGCCGGAGGACCGCTAAGCCCGTCCCAACGGGAGGATATACGGCTGATACTCGGTACTGGCAGAAGGCTGGCCTTCCTGGTCAGGGATATTCTTGATTACGAACAGATCAAGCGCCAGCGCATCAGCCTGCAATGGGGGACCGTCGATGTCCAGGGGGTGGCGGCCATTGTCATTGAGGTCTTCCAGTTCCTGAACAAAAAGGGCAGCATCCGCATCAAAAACCACATCCCGCCGAGCCGTTTCCTGGTCCAGGCCGATGAACAGCGGCTGATGCAGATCCTCTATAGCCTGCTGGATAATGCACTGAAATTCACGGACCGCGGCAGCGTGGTCATCGAAGCCGACTGGCAGGAGGAGTTCATCTCCATTGCCGTCACCGATACCGGAAAGGGCATTCCCGAGGATCAGCTGGAGTCTATCTTCCATGACTATGAGCAGATCAGCGAGGCCGATTCCCTTGAGACCGGGGGCCTCGGGCTGAGCCTTGCGATCAGCCGTAAGCTGGTAGAGCTGCATGGCGGGAGCATCTCCGTCTCTTCCCAGGTTGGACGGGGCAGTACATTCACCTTCACGCTTCCGGGCAACGAGGCGGAAGCCGCCGCCGCTGTCCAAGCGGAACGGACACTCCCGCGGCCAGAGTATACCCAGCCGGAAATGCTGGATGACCTCTGGAAATACCGGTCGGCTGATCCGCCGCAGTCCAGCGGACAAGCTGCTCCCTATGCGCCACGTATCCTGATCGTGGATGACGATTATGCCAACCTCAAGGCACTGACCAACCTGTTATCGCTGGAGAATTACAATATCGCAAGCCGCAGCAGCGGCAAGGAAGCGCTGGCGCTGCTGGCTGTGGACCGTAATTTCGATCTCTGCATTATAGATGTCATGATGCCCGAGATGTCCGGCTTGGAGCTATGCAGGATCATCCGCCAGACCTACAGCCCTCTGGACCTGCCGATCCTGATGGCTACGGCCGGGCAGCAGCTTCACTTCAACGAGGCAGCGTTCCGCGCCGGAGCCAATGATTTTATCCATAAGCCTTATATCTGGAGCGATCTGAAGGGACGGGTCAACACGCTGGTTCAACTACGGCGGTCCGTCTCAGAGCGGCTAAGCTCGGAGATCGCCATGCTGCGTGCGCAGATCAAGCCGCATTTTCTATACAACGCCATTAATACAATTATCTGGATGAGTACGCGTGACACCAAGAAAACGCAGCAGCTGCTATACGATCTGAGCCATTTCCTGCGCGGCAGCTTCGATTTCAGCAACCAGGAGACCGCCATTCCGTTCGAAAAGGAGCTGGAGTTGATTGAAGCCTATCTGTCGCTGGAGCAGGCCCGGTTCGGGAAGCGGCTGAATGCCGAGTATCATATTGAGGTTAGTGAATTCCCGCTGCCGCCGCTGATTGTGCAGCCCATCGTGGAGAACGCCGTCCGTCACGGACTGATGGAGAAGATGGACGGAGGAACGGTTGTCATCTCCACCCGGCAGGAAGGCGGTGATATCCTGATCACCATCTCGGACAACGGGAAGGGAATGAGCGATGAACAGCTATCCTCATGGATGAAGGATGACTACCGTTCTCCGCATGGTGAAGGCACCGGAATCGGCCTGCGGAACATTAACCGCCGGTTGCTCACACAGTTCGGGCGTCCGCTGATTCTCACACAGGGAGCCAGTGGAGGTATAGATGTACTGATAACAATCCCATGGAAGGAAGAGGTCTTCTGA
- a CDS encoding response regulator, with product MSISVMVIDDEWPALDHMKELLLQCEGISSVQTYDNPREALAAASELKPDVLFLDIQMPELSGLTFAEKLLPYSPDTDIVFVTAYRNYAVEAFDLSAMDYLLKPVDPSRLLKTWNKLLSKRLLPAAAGATGTPGKTTSFRLLGDYELTSPQGLVKWRTHKAQELFAYLWIHRQGSVSLILNDVFPQWNYEKGKQYLHTTVYQIRTTLKKAALEDKIELTFGRENYRLESGGIEGDIEKFQDAAALAMQNSSLEDMQQAAALYTGDLLQTLDSLWVYSARDKYRRLYLKLLEQLTLGLVEAARPNEAEDYAVRLTELEPLEESYALRLIAIYYDTAKPLRAQRKFTQFSESYIAETGDALPDWFVDEYRRLGR from the coding sequence ATGAGCATCTCTGTAATGGTAATTGATGACGAATGGCCGGCACTGGATCACATGAAGGAGCTGCTGCTCCAGTGTGAAGGAATATCCTCTGTCCAGACGTACGATAACCCGCGTGAAGCCCTCGCTGCTGCTTCCGAACTGAAGCCGGATGTTCTATTCCTGGACATCCAGATGCCTGAGCTGTCCGGCCTCACTTTTGCTGAGAAGCTGTTGCCCTACTCTCCGGACACAGACATCGTATTCGTAACCGCCTACCGCAATTATGCTGTCGAAGCCTTCGACCTGTCTGCAATGGATTATCTGCTGAAGCCGGTTGATCCCTCGCGCCTGCTGAAGACCTGGAACAAGCTGCTCAGTAAACGTCTATTGCCGGCGGCTGCCGGGGCAACAGGAACACCCGGGAAGACAACCTCGTTCCGGCTGTTGGGGGATTATGAGCTGACCAGCCCTCAGGGCCTGGTGAAGTGGAGGACACATAAGGCACAGGAATTATTTGCTTACCTGTGGATTCACAGGCAGGGCAGCGTCAGCTTGATTCTGAATGATGTGTTTCCGCAGTGGAACTACGAGAAGGGCAAGCAATACCTGCACACTACGGTCTACCAGATCCGCACCACCTTGAAGAAAGCCGCGCTGGAGGACAAGATTGAGCTGACCTTCGGCAGGGAGAATTACAGGCTGGAATCGGGGGGGATTGAGGGCGACATTGAGAAATTCCAGGACGCTGCCGCCCTTGCGATGCAGAACAGCAGCCTTGAGGATATGCAGCAGGCCGCCGCCCTGTACACCGGTGACCTGCTGCAGACGCTGGACAGCCTGTGGGTGTATTCCGCCCGTGACAAATACCGCCGGCTGTACCTCAAGCTGCTGGAGCAGCTTACTCTGGGATTGGTTGAGGCTGCACGGCCTAACGAGGCCGAAGATTATGCCGTGCGCCTGACGGAGCTGGAGCCGCTGGAGGAGAGCTACGCCCTGCGGCTGATCGCCATCTATTACGACACCGCCAAGCCCCTGCGTGCCCAGCGCAAATTCACCCAGTTCAGTGAATCCTACATCGCAGAGACCGGCGATGCGTTGCCGGATTGGTTCGTCGACGAATACCGGCGGCTGGGTAGATAG